The Spongiibacter tropicus DSM 19543 genome includes a region encoding these proteins:
- a CDS encoding HP0495 family protein, which produces MSQQEPPKIEFPCDYPIKVIADNHDEARGLVMDVMQRHAAPLAENCVSERLSREGRFMSMTITITATGVEQLESIHVDLKATGVVKMVL; this is translated from the coding sequence GTGAGTCAGCAAGAACCCCCGAAAATTGAATTTCCCTGCGATTACCCCATCAAGGTTATCGCCGACAACCATGACGAGGCCCGTGGCCTGGTCATGGACGTCATGCAGCGCCACGCCGCGCCGCTGGCAGAGAACTGCGTCAGTGAGCGCCTGAGCCGTGAAGGCCGCTTCATGTCGATGACCATCACCATTACCGCCACCGGAGTGGAGCAACTGGAGAGTATCCACGTTGATCTGAAAGCGACCGGCGTCGTGAAAATGGTGCTGTGA
- the lipB gene encoding lipoyl(octanoyl) transferase LipB has translation MELYQRRLGRQAYEPVWRAMQAYTDQRDEHSRDEIWFLEHDAVFTQGQAGKAEHILMPGDIPVVQVDRGGQVTYHGPGQLVGYVLIDLKRRGIGVRDLVTAIEESIVETLADLGIPAHPRADAPGVYVESGAKIAQLGLRVRRGCSFHGLSLNVDMDLSVFQRINPCGHIGMAVTDIRSERDANAATQTQLMDSLAANLSTRLDYSASPVLDDTQLPA, from the coding sequence ATGGAGCTGTATCAGCGACGTTTGGGTCGTCAGGCCTACGAGCCGGTGTGGCGTGCCATGCAGGCCTACACTGACCAGCGCGACGAGCACAGCCGCGATGAAATCTGGTTTCTGGAGCACGATGCTGTGTTCACCCAGGGGCAGGCGGGCAAGGCCGAGCACATTCTTATGCCGGGCGATATTCCCGTGGTGCAGGTCGATCGCGGTGGGCAGGTTACCTATCACGGTCCCGGTCAGCTTGTGGGTTATGTGCTGATCGACCTGAAAAGACGCGGTATCGGCGTTCGGGATTTGGTTACCGCCATTGAAGAGAGTATCGTAGAGACCCTGGCTGATCTGGGGATTCCCGCTCACCCGCGTGCCGACGCACCGGGGGTTTACGTCGAAAGCGGTGCCAAAATCGCCCAGCTCGGTTTGCGTGTCAGGCGCGGTTGCAGCTTTCACGGTTTGAGCCTGAACGTCGATATGGACCTCAGCGTTTTTCAGCGTATCAACCCCTGCGGCCATATCGGCATGGCCGTCACCGATATTCGCAGTGAGCGCGATGCAAACGCCGCCACGCAAACACAACTGATGGACAGTCTGGCCGCCAATCTATCAACGCGGCTGGATTACAGTGCCAGCCCCGTGCTGGACGACACACAACTACCCGCCTGA